The stretch of DNA CATCCTCGTCGTCACCGGCCGCAACAAGAAGAGCCTCGAGGACCACTTCGACCACGTCCCCGAACTGGAATCGCAGTTGGAAGCCAGCGGCAAGCACGACCTGCTGGCGCTGGTGCACGCCGCCACGGAACTGGCCGACCTCCACTACGTGCGCCAAGGCAAGCCCAAGGGACTGGGGCACGCCGTCGCCGTCGCCCGCCAGCACGTGGGCAACGAGCCCTTCGTCGTGCTGCTGCCCGACGACATCATGGAGACGTCCGACGTCCTCAGCCGCATGCTCGACGCCCATGCCACCTACGGCGCGTCGGTCGTGGCCCTCAAGGAAGTGGCCGAGCACGAGATCTCGTCGTACGGCTGTGCCGAGGTCGAGCCCGTCGGCGACGGGCTCGTGCGCATCACCGGCGTGGTCGAAAAGCCCTCGCCCGAAGAAGCCCCGTCGAACCTCGCGGTGATGGGCCGTTACGTCTTCACCCCCGACATCTTCGACCTCATCGACAAGGTGGAGCCGGGCAAGGGCGGCGAGATCCAACTCACCGACGCCATGGCCATGCTGCCCGAGCTGTACGGCGTCGTCTTCCAGCACGGCCGCTACGACACCGGCAACAAGCTCGACTACCTGCGGGCCACCGTCGAGCTCGCCCTCAAGCGCGACGACCTCGGGCCCGACTTCCGCGCCTACCTCTCGGACCTGGCCCGCCGCGAGAACCTGTGAGCCTGGTCCCGCTCGCCTCGGCCAAAGCCCGGGTGCTGGCGGGGTGCGTGCCGCTGCGCCCGACCGCGGTGCCGCTGGCCGACGCCCTCGGCTGCGTGACCTCGGTGCCGCTGCGGGCCGACGAGCCGGTCCCGCCGTTCGCCAACACGGCGATGGACGGCTTTGCCGTGCGGGCCGCCGACACCGCGGAGGCTCCCGCCACCCTCACCGTGGTCGGCACCCTCGCCGCCGGCGCGGCGCCCGACGTCAGCGTGGGACCGGGCGAAGCGGTGCGCATCATGACCGGCGCGCCGATCCCGCCTGGCGCCGATGCCGTCGTCATGGTCGAACAGACGACGACGGCCGAGGACGGCGGCACCGTCGTCGTCCGCACCACCGTGGCGCCCGGCAACCACGTGCGCCCGGTGGGCGACGACATGGCGGCGGGCGACGAGGTGTTCCCCGCCTTCACCGTCCTGCAGCCCGGCCACCTCGGCGTGCTCGCCGCCCTGGGCATGCGCAAGGTGCCGGTGTTCACTCGCCCCCGCGTGGGCGTGCTGTCGACGGGCGACGAACTGGTCGCCGAGGCGCGTGACCTGAAGCCTGGCGAGATACGCGATGCCAATCGCACCACCCTGCTGGCGCTGGCCCGACAGGCGGGCTTCGAGACCGTCGACCTCGGCATCGCCCGCGACGACCGCGACGCCATCCGTGCTGCCTTCACCGCCGCGGTCGCGCAGTGCGACGCCGTCATCACCAGCGGCGGCGTCAGCGTCGGTGACTTCGACTTCGTCAAGGTCGTGCTCGACGAGTTGAGCGGCGGCACCATGCAATGGATGCAGGTGGCCATCAAGCCCGCCAAGCCGTTCGCCTTCGGCACCATCGACGGCACGCCGGTGTTCGGCCTGCCCGGCAATCCCGTGTCGGCCATGGTGAGCTTCGAGGTGTTCGCCCGGCCCGCGCTGCGGCAGATGGCAGGCCATCCCGTGCTCGACCGGCCCACGGTGCGAGCAGTGGCCGACGACGGCTTGCCCCGCCACCCCGACGGCAAGCTCCACTTCGTACGGGTGCGAGCCGAGCACGGCGCCGACGGCCGCGTGCACGTGCGCTCGTCAGGCGGGCAGGGGTCACACATGCTGCGGGCCATGGCCTTGGCCGACGCCTTGGCGCTGGTGCCCGACGGCGACGGCGTTCCCCCCGGCGGTGACGTAGAGGCGTGGCTGCTTTAACCTGAGGCCATGCTCGTCGACCCGCACGGTCGGGTCGTCCGCGACCTCAGGGTCTCTGTCACCGACCGCTGCAACTTCCGTTGCGCCTATTGCATGCCCGCCGAAGGGATGAGCTGGCTGCCGCGGGAGCAGGTCCTCACCTTCGAGGAGATCGAGCGGGTGGCGCGGGTGTGCGTCGAGCGCTTCGGCTTCGACGGCATCCGCATCACCGGCGGCGAGCCGACGGTGCGGGCGCACCTGCCGGTGCTGGTGGAGAAGCTGGCCCGGCTGGGCATCGACGTGGCCATGACCACCAACGGGATCAAGCTGCGTGAGCTGGCCCACGACCTGCGCGCCGCAGGGCTCAACCGGCTGAACATCTCGCTCGACTCGTTGCGGGCCGACCGCTTCCTCAAGCTGACCCGCCGGGACGCCCTCGACACCGTGGTCGACGGCATCGACGCGGCGATCGACGCCGGTTTCGATCCCGTGAAGCTGAACGTCGTCCTCATGCGCGGCATCAACGACGACGAGGTCGTCGACCTGGCGACGTTCGCACGGGAGCGGGGCGTCGAGGCGCGCTTCATCGAGTTCATG from Acidimicrobiales bacterium encodes:
- the glp gene encoding gephyrin-like molybdotransferase Glp, coding for MSLVPLASAKARVLAGCVPLRPTAVPLADALGCVTSVPLRADEPVPPFANTAMDGFAVRAADTAEAPATLTVVGTLAAGAAPDVSVGPGEAVRIMTGAPIPPGADAVVMVEQTTTAEDGGTVVVRTTVAPGNHVRPVGDDMAAGDEVFPAFTVLQPGHLGVLAALGMRKVPVFTRPRVGVLSTGDELVAEARDLKPGEIRDANRTTLLALARQAGFETVDLGIARDDRDAIRAAFTAAVAQCDAVITSGGVSVGDFDFVKVVLDELSGGTMQWMQVAIKPAKPFAFGTIDGTPVFGLPGNPVSAMVSFEVFARPALRQMAGHPVLDRPTVRAVADDGLPRHPDGKLHFVRVRAEHGADGRVHVRSSGGQGSHMLRAMALADALALVPDGDGVPPGGDVEAWLL
- the moaA gene encoding GTP 3',8-cyclase MoaA, translating into MLVDPHGRVVRDLRVSVTDRCNFRCAYCMPAEGMSWLPREQVLTFEEIERVARVCVERFGFDGIRITGGEPTVRAHLPVLVEKLARLGIDVAMTTNGIKLRELAHDLRAAGLNRLNISLDSLRADRFLKLTRRDALDTVVDGIDAAIDAGFDPVKLNVVLMRGINDDEVVDLATFARERGVEARFIEFMPLDADDDWSADKVVPSTEVVAAISAVYPVEAVVQGSEPAARYRYLDGKGAFGVIATVTKPFCDSCDRVRITAEGKFRNCLFAVEETDLRSLLRGGAGDDDLAAAMRADVGRKWAGHAIGQVQFVRPPRTMSQIGG
- the galU gene encoding UTP--glucose-1-phosphate uridylyltransferase GalU, with the translated sequence MTVNKAVIPAAGLGTRFLPATKAQPKEMLPVVDKPAIQYVVEEAARCGIRDILVVTGRNKKSLEDHFDHVPELESQLEASGKHDLLALVHAATELADLHYVRQGKPKGLGHAVAVARQHVGNEPFVVLLPDDIMETSDVLSRMLDAHATYGASVVALKEVAEHEISSYGCAEVEPVGDGLVRITGVVEKPSPEEAPSNLAVMGRYVFTPDIFDLIDKVEPGKGGEIQLTDAMAMLPELYGVVFQHGRYDTGNKLDYLRATVELALKRDDLGPDFRAYLSDLARRENL